A genomic window from Synechococcus sp. CBW1107 includes:
- the katG gene encoding catalase/peroxidase HPI has protein sequence MTAISQCPFAGRTGAPTTAGDQSNRQWWPNQLNLGILHQHAPASNPLGAEFNYAEAFNELDFAAVKRDLHALMTDSQDWWPADWGHYGGLFIRMAWHSAGTYRISDGRGGGGTGNQRFAPINSWPDNGNLDKARRLLWPIKQKYGNRLSWADLIILTGNCALESMGFPTFGFGGGREDIWQPEEDIYWGKETTWLGDERYSGDRELEQPLGAVQMGLIYVNPEGPNGEPDPVASGRDVRETFDRMAMNDEETVALVAGGHTFGKAHGAGSPDLMGPEPEGAPIEEQGLGWHNRFGSGKGADATTSGIEGAWKPNPTTWDRGYFEMLFGYEWELEKSPYGAWQWRAKDVREEHLIPDAHDPSKRHRPMMTTADLSLRFDPIYEPIARRFHQDQQAFADTFARAWFKLTHRDMGPKALYLGPEVPADDLIWQDPLPAVDHPLIGPAAIAELKARVLASGLTTAELVATAWASASTFRGSDRRGGANGARIRLAPQNGWEVNQPEQLTRVLGVLEGIQRSFNTAQTDGTRVSLADLIVLAGCAAVEAAARAAGHAVEVPFSPGRTDASQEQTDAASFAVLEPQADGFRNYQKQAFRVRAEELLIDRAQLLSLSAPEMTVLVGGLRVLGANAGGSAHGVFTHRVGTLSTDFFVNLLDMATVWTPSSEAADTFEGRDRHSGELRWRGTRVDLVFGSNSQLRALAEVYAQNDAPAKFVADFIATWCKVMNLDRFDLRAAGQSG, from the coding sequence ATGACCGCCATCAGCCAGTGCCCGTTTGCTGGCCGCACCGGAGCACCCACCACGGCCGGGGATCAGTCGAACCGGCAGTGGTGGCCCAACCAGCTCAACCTGGGGATCCTGCACCAGCACGCGCCGGCCTCCAATCCGCTCGGGGCGGAGTTCAACTACGCCGAGGCCTTCAACGAACTGGATTTCGCCGCCGTGAAGCGGGATCTCCACGCCCTGATGACCGACTCCCAGGACTGGTGGCCCGCCGACTGGGGCCACTACGGCGGTCTGTTCATCCGCATGGCCTGGCACAGCGCCGGCACCTACCGCATCAGCGACGGCCGCGGCGGTGGCGGCACCGGCAACCAGCGCTTCGCCCCGATCAACAGCTGGCCCGACAACGGCAACCTCGACAAGGCCCGCCGCCTGCTCTGGCCGATCAAGCAGAAGTACGGCAACCGTCTCTCCTGGGCCGATCTGATCATCCTCACGGGCAACTGTGCCCTCGAGTCGATGGGCTTCCCCACCTTCGGCTTCGGGGGCGGCCGCGAGGACATCTGGCAGCCGGAAGAGGACATCTACTGGGGCAAGGAAACCACCTGGCTCGGCGATGAGCGCTACAGCGGCGATCGGGAGCTGGAGCAGCCCCTGGGGGCCGTGCAGATGGGCCTGATCTACGTGAATCCCGAAGGCCCCAACGGTGAACCGGACCCTGTGGCCTCCGGGCGGGACGTCCGCGAAACCTTCGACCGCATGGCCATGAACGACGAGGAGACCGTCGCCCTGGTGGCCGGTGGTCACACCTTCGGCAAGGCCCACGGCGCCGGATCCCCGGATCTGATGGGACCGGAACCGGAAGGGGCCCCGATCGAGGAGCAGGGGCTGGGCTGGCACAACCGGTTCGGCAGCGGCAAGGGGGCCGATGCCACCACCAGCGGCATCGAAGGGGCCTGGAAGCCCAACCCCACCACCTGGGACCGGGGCTATTTCGAGATGCTCTTCGGCTACGAGTGGGAACTGGAGAAAAGCCCGTACGGCGCCTGGCAGTGGCGGGCGAAGGATGTGCGCGAGGAGCACCTGATCCCGGACGCCCACGATCCATCGAAGCGGCACCGGCCGATGATGACCACGGCCGATCTGTCGCTGCGCTTCGATCCGATCTACGAGCCGATCGCCCGCCGCTTCCACCAGGACCAGCAGGCCTTCGCCGACACCTTCGCCCGCGCCTGGTTCAAGCTCACCCATCGCGACATGGGGCCCAAGGCGCTCTACCTCGGTCCTGAGGTGCCAGCCGACGATCTGATCTGGCAGGACCCGCTCCCCGCCGTCGACCATCCGCTGATCGGCCCCGCCGCCATCGCCGAGCTGAAGGCCCGGGTGCTGGCCTCCGGGCTCACGACGGCGGAGCTGGTGGCCACGGCCTGGGCCTCGGCCTCCACCTTCCGCGGCTCCGACAGGCGCGGCGGCGCCAACGGCGCCAGGATCCGCCTGGCCCCCCAGAACGGCTGGGAGGTGAACCAGCCCGAGCAGCTGACCCGGGTGCTGGGCGTGCTCGAAGGAATCCAGCGGAGCTTCAACACCGCCCAGACCGATGGCACCCGGGTGTCCCTGGCGGATCTGATCGTGCTGGCGGGATGTGCCGCCGTGGAAGCGGCGGCGCGAGCCGCAGGCCACGCGGTGGAGGTGCCCTTCAGCCCGGGCCGCACCGATGCCAGCCAGGAGCAGACCGATGCCGCCTCCTTCGCGGTGCTGGAGCCCCAGGCCGACGGCTTCCGCAACTACCAGAAGCAGGCCTTCAGGGTGCGGGCCGAGGAGCTCTTGATCGACCGGGCCCAGCTGCTCAGCCTGAGTGCGCCGGAGATGACGGTGCTGGTGGGTGGCCTGCGGGTTCTGGGGGCCAATGCCGGCGGCTCAGCCCATGGCGTGTTCACCCACCGCGTCGGCACCCTCAGCACCGACTTCTTCGTGAACCTGCTGGATATGGCCACGGTGTGGACGCCCAGTTCCGAAGCCGCGGACACCTTCGAGGGGCGCGATCGCCACAGCGGCGAACTGCGCTGGAGGGGCACCCGGGTGGATCTGGTGTTCGGCTCCAACTCCCAGCTGCGGGCCCTGGCGGAGGTCTATGCGCAGAACGACGCGCCGGCGAAGTTCGTGGCCGATTTCATCGCGACCTGGTGCAAGGTGATGAACCTGGATCGCTTCGACCTGCGCGCTGCCGGCCAGAGTGGATGA
- a CDS encoding SDR family NAD(P)-dependent oxidoreductase, with translation MAQEPAPKRADVTCDLERPGMKDFRLDGQRALISGGSKGLGAAIAERFSEAGADIGVIGRDREGLRRIQEIVENNHRNCWVIEEDVSSIKGAGRAGEKALALSSQWDVLVNNAGIARVQSILETSQDDWSDVFSVNLRSVLLLSQAIVPQMIKRGHGKVVNISSIGAFIGTPGLGAYAASKAALNQLTRTMAVEWGPHNIHVNALCPTVILTEMGHDIWDSPSMEKPRREKEQRIPLHRFGEPSEVANVALFLASAASDFVQGVSLPLDGGLTIAP, from the coding sequence ATGGCTCAGGAACCAGCACCGAAAAGAGCAGACGTCACATGTGATCTGGAGAGGCCGGGGATGAAGGATTTTCGACTCGATGGCCAGAGGGCGTTGATTTCCGGAGGTTCCAAGGGCCTGGGTGCGGCAATCGCTGAACGATTCTCCGAAGCCGGAGCAGACATCGGCGTGATCGGCAGGGACAGGGAGGGACTGAGAAGGATCCAAGAGATCGTCGAGAACAATCATCGCAACTGCTGGGTGATCGAAGAAGACGTGTCGTCGATCAAGGGAGCGGGACGAGCAGGTGAAAAAGCACTGGCTCTTTCCTCGCAATGGGATGTCCTTGTCAATAATGCCGGCATCGCCAGGGTCCAGTCGATCCTTGAAACCAGCCAGGACGACTGGAGTGATGTATTTTCAGTCAATCTTCGCTCGGTCTTGCTTCTTTCTCAGGCCATTGTTCCCCAGATGATCAAGAGGGGACACGGCAAGGTGGTCAACATCTCATCGATTGGAGCCTTCATCGGCACTCCTGGATTAGGCGCCTATGCGGCATCAAAGGCAGCCCTCAACCAACTGACCAGGACCATGGCCGTTGAATGGGGTCCACACAATATTCATGTCAACGCTCTCTGTCCAACGGTCATCCTGACCGAAATGGGCCATGACATCTGGGACAGTCCTTCCATGGAAAAACCCAGACGGGAGAAAGAGCAAAGAATACCCCTGCATCGCTTTGGAGAACCGTCAGAAGTAGCCAATGTGGCCCTGTTTCTGGCCAGTGCCGCATCGGATTTTGTCCAGGGAGTCTCTCTTCCTTTGGATGGAGGCTTGACCATCGCTCCTTAG